Sequence from the Phragmites australis chromosome 6, lpPhrAust1.1, whole genome shotgun sequence genome:
GATGAACTCTAAATAGTAACcgtaataaaaaatagttaccGCTTCTTCCCCATAAGAGTGTGGCGATATCGAGGACAACGCAAGCCAGACAAAGATTTGGTATAGTCTCGATCTCATCGACAAAAAAAAGTTAATTGCATCCCTAAAATCCGCATGAAATTGGCTCGGTCTTTAAGGTCTTagtttacatgcatgcatttccCGAGCAGGGAAAAGCGCCGTCAAGAAAGCACAAAGCCAACATACACAGCTGCAGAAGGCTAAAGTTTAGGCCGACTGGGAGAGCGCAGCAAGGACTTGATATGTCAACCAGGTTAAACTTAGCCTCTAAGCAATTTAGCAGTAACGGTGCAAAAATTATAGAGCTACTATATTCATGAAACAGGAGCATAGCTCTTCACTAATTCCTATGTCCGAAACAGCCCTTAGATTTGTTTGTGTCAAACAGATGTCAACCTAACTTTTGTCATCATGCTGATGTAACACGTTAAGTTTGATAACATAAAGCAGGCCTCAAATTAACCTATTTGTTTCAAGAATTTTTGGTTCTTTTCAGAGTTCAAAATCAGGCGAACTCTCTTGGATGAGTGTTATTTAGTGAAAATGCCTGAACTTTGTTAATGTATTTGAAGTTGGGACTTGGgagtagaatttttttaaaaaaaaaaatctcaaaacttGGGAATTTTCACTAATTTGCCTACCAAATGAAGTCGAGTTTGCTTTTGAAATTTTCTGGAGAGATTTTGTAAAAACTGCCTTTCTCTATCCAATAATTTGTTTTTTTCGAAAATTCATACACCTGATTTTACTTATTTGCAACAGTTGGGGAGTTTTCACCAATTATTGCCTTCTGTATTCATGGGTGCCCCCCATTCTCCTTTAATTAGGCTATTCATTAAAGCCCTGGATGCAAGGTAACCCTTTCCCTGACCCATTTCTTCTCAAAAGCAAAAGGAGgtccaaaaataaatataaaaataaaacgAGGAGAAGGGCAGGAAAAAAACAGCCAAGGAAAAGGAAACAAGTAAAGGTGGTGGAGGAAATAAAACACATGCCTTGTTTCAAACTTCACTCCACCAAGTTCTAGCTAGTGCCACTTGAGAGATTCCCTTCTCCAAAGGCCCATATgctttctcctcctctctctagAGGTTGACCTCAACAAGTAAAAAGACTTGCAGAGAGATCGTGGAGATCGAGTGAGCGAAAGCTAGAGAGAGAGTGCAAAGAGAGAGGTGGCGAGAGTGCTTGCATATCAAAGGAGAATATGGATACGGGAGTCGTCCACAAATCATCACCTCTAGTGGGCGAGATGGGGGAAGCACCAGGCCATGGCTGGTGGAGCGTGAATAATTTGAGGCCCCCCTTTGAGCAGCAGCACCACCCTTCTCTTTTTGTGCCGTCTTCCACCACCACCGCGCCTTCTTCTTCCGCTCTCCATTCCTTCTCCTCTCTGCTGCTCTCGAATCACTATCCGCTGCCTACAACCAGTACATCGCCTTGGTGCCAtgacagcaccaccaccaccagacaaGGATTCGGCCAGCAGGATTCATGGAGCCAGCTCATACTGTACGTAACtctaactctctctctctctctctctctctctctctctctcagtcaAGTTCATGAGCAGTACGCCCACTTCTTGATTTTGGCAAGTAACTTAATAAACCATCTGTTCTTTCTTCGCAGATAAATAATGTTTTAAAACAGCATGGTGCATGAAATATTACAATGATATGCAGTTTCACTTAGTTAACGTTCATATCCATTTTCCTAAAAAGATCATATCCATGGAGTCCTCTTAATTTGTGACCATGTTGCGTTCATACAGAGGGGGATTGGCTAATGGGCACGAGAGGTACAAGGAAGGACAGCTGCTGTTTCCAACTGCATCAGTTTGTTCAGAAGCTTGTGCGAGCGGCAGCTACATCTACAGCACCACAGCTAGCCATGGGAATAGCACAAGTGATGAGATCCAATTGCCATGGGGAAGTGTCCATCAGCACCACAAGGCCTTGCAACAGAAAGCTTCCTCTCCTAGGTCTTCTTCCATAACCTCGACGACCTCCCTCGGAAGCAACATGCTGGAGTTCAACAACAATAGTTCACCACGTGAGGTAGGGATGCAAGTTATTTTTTTGGCGGGGGAGGGGTGGGGGGTGAGGATACAAAGCTGATTTATCCATGTGCATATGCATCGTAGCTTTTAGACGTGGTCATGTTAATTTTTAACGTACTGAAGAGTGAAAGGTTTTGTTTAAGCTCAcctctgagagagagagagagagagagagagagagagagagagagagagagagagagagagagagagagatgaattGGGCATGAAAATCATGCAATGCAAGTTTCACTAGGAAGTAATTAAGGTAGGTAACTATTTTAGCTTATATAAGTAGTTTATTGGGATTGAAAGTTTAATAACTTTGCTCCATCTTTCTGCATTTCCACTAGTGTATCAGCAGAGCATCTGGATCAGCTTTCAAGAAGGCTAGGACCCAAGAACCCTCCCCGGCTCAATCTACTGTGAAggtcatctctctctctctctctcgcctccccccccccccccccccccaatgagcATGGGCTGGACCAGCATTTCAGACTTCAGAAATGGACAGGCATGGAATCATTGTGGGGTGAGAGAGAACGTGAGATTGGCGGAGGTTGGAATGATGGCGATTTTAGTATCTTTCGCTTGTTCTTTTGCTTCAGGTGAGGAAGGAGAAGCTAGGGGATAGAATAACTGCCCTCCACCAGCTTGTCTCCCCGTTTGGAAAGGTATACGCTCCTCAGCTCTACAAGTTTCACCGTTTCCGTACGGAGCTACAAGTGAATATAATTTAGATAGCATCAGATTTATCCTATTTAATTTGTGAGAAGAAAATAACTAATGTGTGGAGTACTTATGATAGAATGATAACCTGATAAAAAATATCTCAGTTTGCAGACAAATCCAATACAAACAGAACAAGACAAAATTGAGTTGATATGAGTCCATAGTATCAATCAAGCTGCAGTGCCTTTTATAGACTCTTCAGGACTAAATTTAATTGTCCAGAGAGTGATTATACCTGATATCTAAAGAATTAAAGAGTTCATTTCAATCCATTAAGTAAAGTTGATTGTGCATGTGTAAGACAGAATGAACATAGAATCACAAACATAGGTGAGAAGGCATCTATGAATGTAAACTAATTGTTGTCCTCgtaattttttaaaagttcATTTCCCCTACTCTGAAAAGAAAAACCTATTCTCACACACGTGTGATTGTATATGCGTAGAATTATAATGAAAAAACAATTCTGATTAAAGGGAATATCAGGAAAGCTGCCAAGGCAGCACTATACTATGTTTAAAATTCAGGGATTTCATTAAACTATCTGTTGCTACCATCTTCCTTTTAACTCTGATGCTAGCTAGATCtctgtttaaaaaaaaactctaatgctaGATCATGTAAGAGAAGATCCATTTTCcagagaaaaatacaaaaatgagATCCTGACATGGGCTAACCTCTCTTTTTCTGGCAGACTGACACGGCGTCTGTACTCCTTGAAGCCATTGGGTACATCAGATTCCTCCACGGTCAAATTGAGGtccagctactctctctctctacatgCGTGCCCATACCTGCAGGAATGGCTCGAATAGTAGTACATCGATCACACATAAAGTattgtcatgcatgcatgcagtgtaATTGCTCCCTTGTTTGTTTTCACACTTGTGCACTTCACACCATGCACTATTTGGAGAGCTGCTTTATGTTGCTACAGCCTACAGTAACCGGTTGTAGCCCCAATGCCCTTGTTAGATCAGACATGCATGAGGACAAGCATAGAGGCCGGATTATCTCCTGCAGAATTCGTCCTTAGAGTTTGTTTAGACAGGACAGGGAATAGAACAaacctttattttttaaacgaGTGGTTGGAGCTCTGCCTATTCATTGGAACGAATCTTGATCCGAAGGGAATTTAGTTCATTTCCCTAACCAATCCGAATCGCTTGGGTCTAATCCCCACGTATCCAAACAAACCCTTAATGGAGTACAGTATTAGACTGCCGCCTTAGACAATTGTTAAGTATTCTCGCAAGTGCATTACATGCTACTCCATGAAATGGTCCACAACGGTTGCAAGCATCGATCTGATCATCTGATCTCTAAATTGAGCTCGTTAAATGCATACATCAACATATACCGATGCACGAGGGGCTAGTCAAGTGACAAAAAGAGGTGGGGCCGGCCTGCGTGCTCTTGCCTTCTGCTAAAGCTGCATGTGTTAACCTGTTCGATGTGGCACGCGATCTTTTTAGCCTGCTTATACGCGCAACAGTACATGCCTTTTTGGAAAGCAGCTAGCCATGTCCTTGTGCACACCGTCACAGCCTTCATCTctcctcactcactctctctctctcacttcctAGCTTTGTTTTAATCTCTCTGTAAGTACCCTGTTCTCACTTCTATTATTATGGATCCCGTTTGATCTCCAGGCTCTGAGCTCGCCGTACGTGGCCGGCAGCAATGGAGGTGGGGGCGGCTGTGCCAGCTCCAGCTCCGAGCATCAGCTGCAGCAGCACGAGGCTAGTGTGAGTAGTACCACCAATACTACTGTAGCGCATGGCTACAGTATCCATCTCTCTCTAAATCCTTTAACTTTATGAATATATCTGCGTGTACCTACCGTAGTACCACCATGCGTGCCCATTGCCTGCACAATTCCCGAGGTTAGCTGCCCTGCCTGCCATCGGTGCATGCTGCCTGCAGCCACCAAGGTGCTCATCATCGCTCATCGTATCTGCGCGCCTTCATGCGCACATCAACATCACACCGCTTCTCCcagcatctctctctctctctcacacacatgcCTGAGTACTGGGTCAACAGGGGAAAGTTATCCTGAATACGGTAGTTACTAGTTGTACGATTGATACACAGTAGGAAAAGAACTCTTTCGCTTGTTTTCTGAGTCGACCTCCTCATTCTTATAATATGAGATCCAATGATTACAAAAGGTAGTATCACGAACTAGCTAGTGCCGATCCAAAAGTACGGTCTGCACATGAGATagattcttctttgttctttAGTTGGCTTTTTTCCATTTCTCTTATTGTTTTTCGTGGATTAGAACTTATTTAGTTTGGTGACCAAATATTaaacatttaattttttttaccaaagaTTAGCTGTGTTTAGCTAACAAAAGTGCGTAGTAACAACGTGCTCTCATGCCGTCGTTGAGAGTTTAGATGATTTAACCTTGATTTACTGTCGactcatattacttcccttttAGTTCAATTCTGCCATTTTAGATTATTATCTTATGTATAAGACACTAAATTTTTCCATAAAGAACCAATTTGAAATGGACGGCTCAATTCTATATAGAGCGGTTGGATATGTCCTCATCATTCCGGGACCATCCATCCATGAGAATTATGCATATATCGACAATCTCaacatgtacaatttttttttgacatgtTTTACACCAAATCAAAAGGCGCCATGAGATGAAATTAAACTAAGTTATTTGCCTGTGTTAGGCTGTAGACAATGGATCTTACTACCAAGCCTATACCGACAGTTGTAGTGATGAAAAGCTAAATAGGATACAATATAACGCGATAAAAAAAAGACCATGGAATTGATTGAGTAGTAAGTTTTTAAATTAGGTATAGCAAAGAAAATGAAGAATAAGAGACTGAACAAGAGAGGACTCGAACAAATTAAAACCATACAATAACATTTATGGTAAGTGTCTATTAGTTATTGTGTAGCAAAGCAATTTCTTTTCTGAAACAATAAATGTTTAGATCTTAGAAAAAGAATAGGAAAATGCAGTAGCTTTATGGATCTTAAGGCATCTATATTTTTTGTAttagaatacatataaatattcTTAGACAAGATATAGTCGATACCATTGAATCAATTACTTCAACATTTTCATGTAGTATAAGAACTCAGTAACTAGATTTATGCTAGCTTTATTTTGGAGACATAAATTTGAATCCCAACATTGAGAACCCGTCACTTGTAGATGATGGCTGGAGCATAAAGACAAATGCTATTGACAAGAAATTGGTGTGCCCAGTACCATTTCTCATGCATTAATTCTGTTTTCAGATCACAAGTGGTACAGTAGTATGTAGTACACACCCTTGTTGTATGTTCTTTGCAGCTAGCTTATATATACGTACATCCTCTTAACTATTTCACTGTTTAACCTAAGCTAACTCAATATATAGGTCATTCTTATGAGCCAAGGATCGCCACACATGCACTGAGTCTGCACTCTCCGGAGAATTATAAAAATTGCTATGATTAGACTAAGGCAGAACAAAGCAGCACATTAGAAAAGCATACGCGTATGGTTTTACTCAAAGCATCGTATCTTTGAGAGATCTTTCGATAAAAGTATTGACAGAAACTTTATGCCTGACGAACCAAAgaaacatatatgtatatatgctgaTAGAAAGGTGTCTGATTCCCTttaattcttattttttttacaggTGCTAGGAGAAAGGCACAGCATGTTTTCAGAAGACCCTGCCCAGGTATCATTATCTACTCAATTAGTCGCAGTAGTTAACCGCTTCTTTTATGGGATCTATACCCATATGCATATGATCGATCGGTTAAGTAAAGCGCAAAGATACTTTTGTTCCGAAAGGAGACTTTAGTTTGTCTAAAGCCTTTGCTTTAATTGGTACATGTATAAAAGCATCATGGAAAGTTAATCATGGGCCAGTACTTGTCTCTAGCTTTACACCTTTAATCATCACTGCAAAACTATCTTTGGCCTCACTAACGTATAATTATCTCTGGCCCATGCGTACCTGCAGCTCCTGCATGACAATGCCATGAAAAAAAGAGGACAGCCTGACCAGGTACGTGTGTATTAATTCATAGCTTGATATCTCATGTAAAAAATGGATGCTCTCTTCATGTATCTGCATTTTGCGATATATCGGTAATTACGTGTGAAATTATAACCAGGATGGAAGCTGTGACGAAGCAAAGAAGGATCTGAGGAGCAGGGGTCTTTGCCTCGTCCCGGTGAGCTGCACGCTGCACGTCGGCGTGGATGTGTTCGCTGGCCCAGCAGATTACTGGGCGGCAGAGCCGGCTTTTGTCATGGGGTTCGGCCGGTAGATGGAGGATGACGAAGACTAGTGTGTTACATGATATATATGCATAATGCAGCACGCACATGCATAGGGTGCATAACATCAGGAGCAGCCATCCTTTTGAAGAGAGATGTTTAAGGCTGGTTCCTCTTGATGCTATGCGTGTAATATATGCACACTGATGATGCATGCAAGGACGTGTAGGGACATGCATTCAAAGTGTATATAGCTGGTAGTGTGTgtgcgcgtgcgtgcgtgcgtgtgatCTTGTCTAGAGATGATTGATCAATTTGGGTGTATTctgc
This genomic interval carries:
- the LOC133922285 gene encoding transcription factor bHLH68-like isoform X1; the protein is MDTGVVHKSSPLVGEMGEAPGHGWWSVNNLRPPFEQQHHPSLFVPSSTTTAPSSSALHSFSSLLLSNHYPLPTTSTSPWCHDSTTTTRQGFGQQDSWSQLILGGLANGHERYKEGQLLFPTASVCSEACASGSYIYSTTASHGNSTSDEIQLPWGSVHQHHKALQQKASSPRSSSITSTTSLGSNMLEFNNNSSPRECISRASGSAFKKARTQEPSPAQSTVKVRKEKLGDRITALHQLVSPFGKTDTASVLLEAIGYIRFLHGQIEALSSPYVAGSNGGGGGCASSSSEHQLQQHEASVLGERHSMFSEDPAQLLHDNAMKKRGQPDQDGSCDEAKKDLRSRGLCLVPVSCTLHVGVDVFAGPADYWAAEPAFVMGFGR
- the LOC133922285 gene encoding transcription factor bHLH68-like isoform X2, translating into MDTGVVHKSSPLVGEMGEAPGHGWWSVNNLRPPFEQQHHPSLFVPSSTTTAPSSSALHSFSSLLLSNHYPLPTTSTSPWCHDSTTTTRQGFGQQDSWSQLILGGLANGHERYKEGQLLFPTASVCSEACASGSYIYSTTASHGNSTSDEIQLPWGSVHQHHKALQQKASSPRSSSITSTTSLGSNMLEFNNNSSPRECISRASGSAFKKARTQEPSPAQSTVKVRKEKLGDRITALHQLVSPFGKTDTASVLLEAIGYIRFLHGQIEVLGERHSMFSEDPAQLLHDNAMKKRGQPDQDGSCDEAKKDLRSRGLCLVPVSCTLHVGVDVFAGPADYWAAEPAFVMGFGR